The following coding sequences lie in one Nitrospirota bacterium genomic window:
- a CDS encoding cytochrome P460 family protein, with translation MKTAVAALCLFALLAAGSGSYAVHEQIPSETQKVMPGPNAKALYDYITKTDPYTQWDMWPGKGKLYKGTEPHGVLLTTYVNEPALRSIGKKKGMANDAIIVKENYKSDKELAALTVMYKVKGYNPSAGNWFWAKYAPDGTVQASGKVESCIGCHAKNKAGDYILTK, from the coding sequence ATGAAAACAGCGGTAGCAGCTCTCTGTCTCTTTGCTCTCCTTGCAGCAGGTTCCGGCTCTTATGCGGTGCATGAGCAGATCCCTTCGGAAACGCAGAAGGTCATGCCGGGGCCCAACGCCAAGGCGCTCTACGATTACATAACGAAGACCGATCCCTACACCCAGTGGGATATGTGGCCCGGCAAAGGGAAGCTCTACAAGGGGACGGAGCCCCACGGCGTTCTGCTCACCACCTATGTCAATGAGCCTGCGCTCAGATCGATCGGCAAGAAGAAGGGCATGGCCAACGATGCGATCATCGTGAAGGAGAACTACAAGTCCGACAAAGAGCTCGCCGCCCTCACCGTGATGTACAAGGTGAAAGGCTACAACCCGTCTGCCGGGAACTGGTTCTGGGCTAAATATGCTCCGGACGGCACGGTGCAGGCTTCGGGAAAGGTGGAGAGCTGTATCGGCTGCCACGCGAAGAACAAGGCCGGCGACTATATCCTGACCAAGTAG
- a CDS encoding MTH1187 family thiamine-binding protein produces MLAEFSIIPIGAGSSIGDQLAAVLRIVDESGIPYRVNPMGTVLEGEWDDIMRLIKKCHDEVMKREERAYISITIDDRKNKPDRIAEKIASIERRLRKTLSK; encoded by the coding sequence ATGCTCGCGGAATTCAGCATCATTCCCATCGGCGCGGGAAGCAGCATCGGGGACCAGCTCGCCGCAGTGCTCAGGATCGTCGATGAAAGCGGTATTCCCTACAGGGTCAATCCCATGGGCACCGTTCTCGAAGGAGAGTGGGACGATATCATGCGCTTGATAAAGAAATGCCACGACGAAGTCATGAAGCGGGAGGAACGGGCCTATATCAGCATCACCATCGACGACCGCAAGAACAAGCCCGACCGGATCGCCGAGAAGATCGCCTCGATCGAGCGGCGCCTCAGGAAGACATTGAGCAAATAG
- a CDS encoding EAL domain-containing protein codes for MDPRRKKKCELVAATEELRCRLARAEEELHRARSIAQASSEAARYRAGDTLRALAQASPLAIIVLDRNGDVLMWSPAAEQLFGWSGQEVLGRPLPIIPEDQRAHYLESIRQQFRGISHSGVELRRLRKNGTLIDVCLWTAPLRDEGGEVIGLVGMIADITERKRTEEALRASEARLTIITRNAPGYIMQLDRNGTIIYMNRTASGCEMSEVIGSCFFDWVPAHSRHLARAALAAVFDTGNSREYEIEGADPNGELRWYRVHIAPVPTDSLILSAIAVATDITENKRAEEAIRYQAYHDLLTGLPNRMLLMDHLDRAILQAHRDRTRLAVMFMDIDRFKSINDTLGHDAGDRLLKEVAARLRPCIRESDTIGRIGGDEFTILLPQVAQAEDAAKIATKVLAAFEKFFILGGQELHVTPSIGISMYPDDGEYAETLLKNADIAMYHAKEQGRNNYQFYNPVMNVATLERMILENSLRQTLKRGELSVHYLPQVSIDTRQLIGVEALVRWKHPELGLIDPFRFIPLAEETGFIVTMDEWVLRTACAERRSWDEAGYPPLTITVNLSARQFLQANLAEVVFRTLQETGLEPRWLALEVAEGTVMEDCGAAMPALEELTAAGVRLSIDDFGTGLSSVSCLKRLPVHTIKIDRSLVRGLPGDSGDQAVVGAIVAMAHSLKLKVVAEGVETEEQLAALLESGCDGMQGYLFSEAVDAEELRALISLYR; via the coding sequence ATGGATCCGCGCAGAAAAAAGAAGTGCGAACTTGTTGCCGCTACGGAGGAGCTCCGCTGCAGGCTCGCCCGGGCCGAGGAGGAGCTTCACCGGGCGAGGAGCATTGCTCAGGCGTCTTCCGAAGCAGCGCGGTACCGCGCCGGCGATACGCTGCGGGCACTGGCCCAGGCCTCGCCTCTGGCGATCATCGTCCTCGACCGTAACGGCGATGTGCTGATGTGGAGCCCTGCTGCGGAGCAGCTCTTCGGCTGGAGCGGGCAGGAGGTGCTCGGCCGTCCGCTCCCTATCATTCCCGAAGACCAGCGGGCCCACTACCTGGAGAGCATACGGCAGCAGTTCAGGGGAATCTCACACTCCGGGGTCGAGCTGCGCCGTCTCAGGAAAAACGGGACCCTTATCGATGTCTGCCTCTGGACAGCGCCGCTGCGCGACGAGGGAGGGGAGGTCATCGGCCTCGTGGGCATGATCGCCGATATCACGGAGCGGAAGCGCACCGAGGAGGCGCTCCGGGCGAGCGAGGCCCGGCTCACGATCATAACCCGGAACGCACCCGGGTACATCATGCAGCTCGACCGCAACGGGACGATCATCTACATGAACAGGACGGCCTCCGGCTGCGAGATGAGCGAGGTGATCGGCAGCTGCTTCTTCGACTGGGTCCCGGCGCACTCCCGCCATCTGGCGCGCGCTGCGCTCGCCGCCGTATTCGATACCGGAAATTCCCGGGAGTACGAAATCGAGGGAGCGGACCCGAACGGCGAGTTGCGGTGGTACCGGGTGCATATAGCGCCGGTCCCCACCGACAGCCTGATCCTGAGCGCCATCGCCGTTGCCACGGACATTACCGAGAACAAGCGGGCCGAAGAGGCGATCAGGTACCAGGCGTATCACGATCTGCTCACCGGCCTGCCGAACCGGATGCTCTTGATGGACCACCTCGACCGCGCCATCCTCCAGGCGCACCGCGACCGGACGAGGCTGGCGGTGATGTTCATGGATATCGACCGGTTCAAGAGCATCAACGATACCCTCGGGCACGATGCCGGCGACCGGCTGCTGAAAGAGGTCGCGGCGCGGTTGAGGCCCTGCATCCGCGAGTCCGATACGATAGGCCGTATCGGCGGCGACGAGTTTACGATCCTGCTCCCCCAGGTCGCGCAGGCGGAAGACGCCGCGAAGATCGCAACGAAAGTGCTGGCCGCCTTCGAGAAGTTTTTTATCCTCGGCGGGCAGGAGCTCCATGTGACGCCGAGCATCGGCATCAGCATGTATCCCGACGACGGGGAGTACGCCGAGACCCTCCTCAAGAACGCCGATATCGCCATGTACCACGCCAAGGAGCAGGGGCGGAACAACTACCAGTTCTACAACCCCGTCATGAACGTGGCCACGCTGGAACGGATGATCCTCGAGAACAGCCTGCGCCAGACGCTGAAGCGGGGAGAGTTGAGCGTCCACTACCTGCCGCAGGTGAGCATCGATACCCGGCAGCTTATCGGGGTCGAGGCCCTGGTGCGCTGGAAGCATCCCGAGCTCGGCCTGATCGACCCGTTCCGGTTCATCCCCCTCGCCGAGGAGACGGGCTTCATCGTCACGATGGATGAGTGGGTGCTGCGCACCGCCTGCGCAGAGAGAAGGTCGTGGGACGAGGCGGGATATCCGCCGCTCACGATTACCGTCAACCTCTCGGCGCGCCAGTTCCTGCAGGCCAATCTCGCCGAGGTGGTCTTCCGGACGCTCCAGGAGACCGGGCTCGAGCCGCGGTGGCTCGCGCTCGAGGTTGCCGAGGGCACGGTCATGGAGGATTGCGGCGCAGCGATGCCTGCTCTGGAAGAGCTGACCGCCGCAGGGGTGCGCCTCTCGATCGATGACTTCGGGACCGGCCTGTCTTCAGTGAGCTGCTTGAAGCGGCTCCCGGTCCATACGATCAAGATAGACAGGTCTCTGGTGAGGGGGCTTCCCGGCGATAGCGGCGATCAGGCCGTCGTGGGAGCGATTGTCGCCATGGCGCACAGCCTGAAGCTGAAGGTGGTCGCCGAAGGGGTCGAGACAGAGGAGCAGCTCGCGGCCCTCCTCGAGAGCGGCTGTGACGGTATGCAGGGATACCTCTTCAGCGAGGCGGTCGATGCGGAAGAGCTCAGGGCCCTGATCAGCCTGTACCGTTAG
- a CDS encoding NAD(P)/FAD-dependent oxidoreductase: MREEKLYDCLIIGAGPGGLQAAIYLGRCNFEVLLIDRTGGRTWHAKHIENYFGHRLVTGEELITTGIEQAKQFGTRVERGQVIGIRKRDTFEVDTHTDTCRARFVIVSSGVYDILPPLENLYTFFGDSFHTCIDCDGYRTTGKKIVVMGDGIEAVNHAFAMKEMYTGDITVVVDADSIPPEYEEELSDEGIPLVKGEPVKLLGGEHLEAVELSSGERIPCEAVMSTYGYRRNDDFLSGLELKKNQRGYYVTSRDYESSLSGLYIVGPLNTGHDQVVIAAGEGAVAALDIKRAVLEQRKMAFFTE, encoded by the coding sequence ATGAGAGAAGAGAAACTGTACGACTGTCTGATTATCGGCGCCGGACCCGGCGGGCTCCAGGCTGCCATTTACCTGGGACGATGCAATTTCGAAGTCCTCCTCATCGACAGGACGGGAGGCAGGACATGGCATGCGAAACATATCGAGAACTACTTCGGCCACCGGCTCGTCACCGGGGAGGAGCTCATTACGACCGGCATCGAGCAGGCGAAGCAGTTCGGGACCCGTGTCGAGCGGGGACAGGTGATCGGCATCCGGAAGCGCGATACCTTCGAAGTGGACACCCACACCGATACCTGCCGCGCCCGCTTCGTCATCGTCTCGTCCGGCGTCTATGACATCCTTCCGCCGCTCGAGAACCTCTACACCTTTTTCGGCGACTCGTTCCACACCTGCATCGATTGCGACGGGTACCGCACCACCGGAAAAAAGATCGTCGTCATGGGAGACGGCATCGAGGCGGTCAATCATGCATTCGCCATGAAAGAGATGTACACCGGCGATATCACCGTCGTGGTCGATGCCGACAGCATACCACCCGAATACGAGGAGGAGCTGAGCGACGAGGGCATTCCGCTCGTTAAAGGGGAGCCGGTAAAATTGCTCGGCGGCGAACACCTCGAGGCCGTGGAACTGAGCAGCGGAGAGCGCATTCCCTGCGAGGCGGTCATGTCGACCTACGGCTATCGCCGCAATGACGACTTCCTTTCAGGGCTCGAGCTCAAGAAGAACCAGCGGGGATACTATGTTACCAGCCGGGACTACGAGTCATCCCTGAGCGGCCTCTACATCGTCGGCCCGCTCAACACCGGCCACGACCAGGTCGTCATCGCTGCAGGAGAAGGCGCCGTCGCCGCCCTCGACATCAAGCGCGCCGTCCTCGAACAGCGCAAAATGGCGTTCTTCACGGAATAA
- a CDS encoding aldo/keto reductase, translating into MDIPKRVLGRTGVAVTVLGLGGEGVLRTYGYEEDAYRLINTAIDLGITYCESARAYSGSESYYGLALKERRAEVFLTSKSHARDKKGALAHLAETLRAMKTDHLDLWQVHDVRTADDIEELFGPDGAVEAFAEAKAKGLVRFVGVTGHHDPAVISRCIGMFDFDTVLLPVNPAEPSHNSFIRTALPLAQEKDMGVIGMKVYFRGLAEQLPWFSSMEPFLRFALSQGITTAVIGCDSVAQLEENVAFAKSFRPLSDRELQELIDETAPFARQLLYYKP; encoded by the coding sequence ATGGATATTCCGAAAAGAGTTCTCGGCAGGACAGGCGTTGCGGTCACCGTCCTGGGGCTCGGCGGAGAGGGAGTGCTCAGGACCTACGGCTATGAAGAGGACGCTTACCGGCTCATCAACACGGCGATCGACCTCGGCATCACGTACTGCGAATCGGCGCGGGCCTACTCCGGCAGCGAATCCTATTACGGCCTGGCCCTGAAAGAGCGCAGGGCAGAGGTATTCCTCACGAGCAAGTCCCACGCCAGGGATAAAAAAGGCGCCCTCGCGCACCTTGCCGAGACCCTGCGCGCCATGAAGACGGACCACCTCGACCTCTGGCAGGTGCACGATGTGAGGACCGCCGATGATATCGAGGAGCTCTTCGGTCCCGACGGGGCCGTCGAGGCCTTCGCCGAGGCGAAGGCGAAAGGTCTCGTCCGCTTCGTCGGCGTGACCGGCCATCACGATCCCGCCGTCATCTCCCGGTGCATCGGGATGTTCGACTTCGATACGGTGCTGCTGCCGGTCAATCCCGCGGAACCGTCGCACAACAGTTTCATCCGGACCGCGCTGCCGCTCGCACAAGAGAAGGACATGGGGGTTATCGGCATGAAGGTCTATTTCCGCGGGCTCGCAGAGCAGCTGCCGTGGTTCAGCTCGATGGAGCCGTTCCTGCGCTTCGCGCTCTCCCAGGGGATCACCACAGCGGTCATCGGGTGCGACAGCGTTGCACAGCTCGAGGAGAATGTCGCCTTTGCGAAGTCCTTCCGTCCCCTTTCCGACCGCGAGCTGCAGGAGCTCATCGACGAGACCGCTCCCTTTGCCCGGCAGCTGCTGTATTACAAACCGTAA
- a CDS encoding HAD family phosphatase: MKRPEKKAPLKAVLFDFGGVLAEEGFRGGLKAVALKDNRDPERFFEQARELIYEIGYVTGQTDEASYWSALREETGITWSDGELREEILKRFVLRRRMLRHVERLRYHGIVVALLSDQTNWLDELNRRDPFYHYFDHLFNSFTLHKSKRDPSIFMDAAARIGFRPGEMLFVDDDKGNTGRATERGYRVIHFQGIDDFEAKISAFV, translated from the coding sequence ATGAAAAGACCTGAAAAAAAAGCGCCGCTCAAGGCAGTCCTGTTCGACTTCGGCGGGGTCCTGGCAGAAGAGGGCTTCAGGGGCGGGCTCAAAGCGGTCGCCCTCAAGGACAATCGTGATCCCGAGCGCTTTTTCGAGCAGGCCCGGGAGCTTATCTACGAGATCGGCTATGTCACCGGACAGACCGACGAGGCGAGCTACTGGAGCGCGCTGCGGGAAGAGACGGGCATCACCTGGAGCGACGGCGAGCTCAGGGAGGAGATTCTCAAGCGCTTCGTGCTCCGCCGGCGCATGCTCCGGCATGTCGAGCGACTCAGATACCACGGCATCGTCGTAGCCCTTCTGAGCGACCAGACGAACTGGCTCGACGAGCTGAACCGGAGGGACCCCTTCTATCACTACTTCGACCACCTCTTCAACTCCTTCACGCTGCACAAAAGCAAGCGGGATCCCTCGATCTTTATGGATGCGGCCGCACGCATCGGGTTCAGGCCCGGGGAGATGCTCTTCGTCGATGACGACAAAGGAAACACCGGGAGGGCCACTGAGCGGGGATACAGGGTCATCCATTTCCAGGGCATCGATGATTTCGAAGCGAAGATAAGCGCTTTCGTCTGA
- a CDS encoding NAD(P)/FAD-dependent oxidoreductase, with protein sequence MAEENSYDCIIVGAGPGGLQAAIYLGRFSKEVLLIDRGGGRTWHARHIENFLTQKVITGKEIIERGIEQARSFGVTVMKGLVTAIEKKGGLFEVSAGEAVYRAPFVIVSSGAQDNLPSIENLFTFFGTSIYTCVDCDGYRTRGKKLVIIGNSIKSADLALAMKRMYTDDITLVLYTDKLPDDYKEELKEERIRLVISRPVRVIGEKVLEGVELQDGTTVACEAIMSHFGFKLNDAFLSGLDLKKDAQGFKYVVSAAYESSLSGLYIVGPLNTGNDQVVIAAGEGAVAAIDINKRLLQM encoded by the coding sequence ATGGCTGAAGAGAATAGCTACGACTGCATCATTGTGGGCGCAGGGCCCGGCGGGCTCCAGGCCGCGATTTACCTGGGACGGTTCAGCAAGGAGGTGCTGCTCATCGACCGCGGCGGCGGGAGGACCTGGCATGCCCGCCACATAGAGAACTTCCTGACCCAGAAGGTCATCACCGGCAAGGAGATTATCGAGCGGGGCATAGAGCAGGCCCGCAGCTTCGGCGTCACGGTCATGAAAGGGCTCGTGACCGCGATAGAGAAAAAGGGCGGCCTCTTCGAGGTGAGCGCAGGGGAGGCGGTCTACCGCGCCCCGTTCGTCATCGTCTCGTCAGGCGCCCAGGACAATCTCCCCTCGATCGAAAACCTCTTCACCTTCTTCGGCACGAGCATCTACACCTGCGTCGATTGCGACGGCTACCGGACCAGGGGCAAGAAACTGGTCATCATCGGCAACTCGATCAAGTCGGCGGACCTCGCCCTCGCCATGAAGAGAATGTATACCGACGACATCACACTCGTCCTCTATACCGACAAGCTCCCCGACGATTACAAAGAGGAGTTGAAAGAGGAGCGCATCCGCCTCGTCATCAGCAGGCCTGTTCGCGTTATCGGCGAGAAGGTGCTGGAAGGGGTAGAGCTCCAGGACGGAACGACTGTCGCCTGCGAGGCGATCATGTCCCACTTCGGGTTCAAGCTGAATGACGCCTTTCTCTCCGGGCTCGACCTCAAAAAAGATGCGCAGGGGTTCAAATATGTCGTGAGCGCTGCCTACGAGTCGTCCCTGAGCGGCCTCTACATCGTCGGCCCGCTCAACACCGGGAACGACCAGGTCGTCATCGCCGCAGGAGAAGGCGCCGTCGCCGCGATCGATATCAACAAGCGCCTCCTCCAGATGTAG
- a CDS encoding HU family DNA-binding protein gives MTKAELIDKIASNTGLSKSGAAKALDSTLDAVKAALKRGQKVTLVGFGTFSISKRKARKGRNPRTGAEIKIPAAKIPKFTAGKTLKDAVK, from the coding sequence ATGACAAAGGCAGAACTGATCGACAAGATCGCCTCGAACACCGGCCTCTCGAAGAGCGGAGCGGCCAAGGCGCTCGATTCGACGCTGGATGCAGTCAAAGCCGCTCTCAAAAGGGGGCAGAAGGTGACGCTCGTGGGGTTCGGCACCTTCTCGATAAGCAAGAGAAAGGCACGGAAGGGACGTAACCCGAGGACAGGAGCCGAGATCAAGATTCCCGCAGCAAAGATTCCGAAGTTCACCGCAGGCAAAACACTCAAAGACGCAGTAAAATAA
- a CDS encoding Fe-Mn family superoxide dismutase, with product MAYTANDYSKLIGMEGFSETLLKNHFTLYQGYVTNTNKLLDSLAALLKDGKESTPEYAEMKRRLGWEFNGVRLHEFYFENLGGNGSIDKNGKLAARMAEDFGSYESWEKDFKAAGAMRGIGWTALYQDSRTGKLMNFWINEHDTGHPSSCNLILIMDVFEHAFMIDYGLKRADYIAAFFKNINWAAAEARLQQTPALAGVA from the coding sequence ATGGCGTACACGGCAAATGATTACAGCAAGCTGATCGGCATGGAGGGATTCAGCGAGACGCTCCTGAAGAACCACTTTACGCTCTATCAGGGATATGTGACCAATACCAACAAGCTCCTGGATTCCCTGGCGGCGCTGCTCAAGGACGGGAAGGAGTCGACTCCCGAGTACGCTGAAATGAAGCGGAGGCTCGGATGGGAGTTCAACGGGGTGCGGCTCCACGAGTTTTATTTCGAAAATCTCGGCGGCAACGGGAGTATCGACAAGAACGGCAAGCTCGCTGCACGGATGGCCGAGGACTTCGGAAGCTATGAGTCCTGGGAAAAGGATTTCAAGGCTGCGGGAGCGATGAGGGGCATCGGCTGGACAGCCCTCTATCAGGATTCGCGCACCGGCAAGCTCATGAACTTCTGGATCAATGAGCACGATACCGGGCATCCTTCCTCATGCAACCTCATACTGATAATGGATGTCTTCGAGCATGCCTTCATGATCGATTACGGGTTGAAGAGAGCCGATTATATCGCTGCCTTCTTCAAGAACATCAACTGGGCGGCGGCAGAAGCGCGGCTGCAGCAGACGCCTGCCCTCGCAGGAGTGGCATAG
- a CDS encoding thioredoxin domain-containing protein, with product MNKLARERSPYLRHAADQKIEWYPWSEEAFERARGEDRPVFLSSGAVWCHWCHVMAKECFFDDEVVRLLNDHFICIKLDRDERPDIDRRYQQAVAAMGSGGGWPLSVFLTPDKRPFFGGTYFPPEDSYGRPGFKRVLRAVVELYRKNREEVARYTAQLMDFLKPEGLPRGPITVELRDGAVGAVMSAFDPRNGGFGTAPKFPLHGAMTFLLNRHFFDRDEGSALAVRKTLDAMAKGGFHDQLKGGFHRYSVDEAWVVPHFEKMADDNAWLLRVYADAYGLFGAPYYRQVAEGIITFAMSVLSDPEGGFYASQDADVTPDDEGGYFTWTDEEFRAVLGKDEYDVLSRHLLHERGSMHHDPSKRVLFAARDESAIAREMGKSEEAVKELIARGKAKLLNERDRRTAPFIDETLYTSLNGMFITSFLSASRMLGHDGARAFALKSLDRILRLNRQEERLLHTAGVEALLDDYVYIVEALIAAYEATGSAACRDEAERLMEQCLAKFWDGSEGGFFDAETEVLGIRLKGIEDIPHPSPNAAAVMQLLKLSVLTGRALYRQRAEEALSAFAVRARDLGAHGGYYFCSLDAYFSLLTLTIEASPESPLADAARSLFRPYTAIVYAEDRQRIIPCLGDTCYEPLSEPSGLREFIDSTVKAS from the coding sequence ATGAACAAGCTCGCCCGGGAGAGATCCCCGTACCTCAGGCACGCCGCTGACCAGAAGATCGAGTGGTATCCCTGGTCGGAAGAGGCGTTCGAGCGGGCGCGGGGCGAGGACAGGCCGGTATTCCTGAGCTCCGGCGCCGTGTGGTGCCACTGGTGCCATGTGATGGCCAAGGAGTGCTTCTTCGATGACGAGGTCGTACGGCTCCTCAACGACCATTTCATCTGCATCAAGCTCGACCGCGACGAGCGTCCCGACATCGACCGGCGCTACCAGCAGGCGGTGGCGGCGATGGGCTCGGGCGGAGGCTGGCCCCTCAGCGTCTTTCTCACCCCCGACAAGAGACCCTTCTTCGGCGGCACCTACTTTCCTCCCGAAGACAGCTACGGAAGGCCCGGGTTCAAGAGGGTCCTGAGGGCGGTCGTGGAGCTCTACCGGAAAAACCGGGAAGAGGTTGCACGGTACACGGCGCAGCTTATGGACTTCCTCAAGCCCGAGGGCCTGCCCCGGGGACCGATAACGGTCGAGCTCAGGGACGGGGCCGTCGGCGCGGTCATGTCGGCGTTCGATCCCCGGAACGGCGGCTTCGGCACGGCGCCGAAGTTCCCGCTGCATGGAGCGATGACCTTCCTCCTGAACCGGCACTTCTTCGACCGTGACGAGGGCAGCGCTCTCGCCGTCAGGAAGACCCTCGACGCCATGGCGAAGGGCGGGTTCCACGACCAGCTCAAGGGAGGGTTCCACCGCTATTCGGTCGACGAAGCCTGGGTCGTGCCGCATTTCGAGAAGATGGCGGACGATAATGCATGGCTCCTGAGAGTGTACGCCGACGCTTATGGACTCTTCGGCGCCCCCTACTACCGGCAGGTTGCCGAAGGGATCATCACCTTCGCCATGAGCGTGCTCTCTGACCCCGAAGGAGGGTTCTATGCGAGCCAGGACGCGGATGTCACCCCTGATGACGAGGGGGGCTATTTCACCTGGACCGACGAGGAGTTCAGGGCGGTTCTCGGCAAAGACGAATACGACGTGCTCTCCCGACATCTGCTGCACGAGCGGGGGAGCATGCACCACGACCCCTCGAAGCGGGTGCTCTTCGCTGCTCGCGATGAAAGCGCTATAGCGCGGGAGATGGGGAAGAGCGAGGAGGCGGTGAAGGAGCTGATCGCGCGCGGCAAGGCGAAGCTGCTCAACGAGAGAGACAGGAGGACCGCCCCCTTTATCGATGAGACCCTCTACACCTCGCTCAACGGCATGTTCATAACCTCCTTTCTCAGCGCCTCCCGGATGCTCGGGCATGATGGTGCGCGGGCTTTTGCGCTCAAGAGCCTCGACCGCATACTCCGCCTGAACAGGCAGGAGGAGAGGCTCCTCCATACGGCAGGAGTGGAGGCGCTGCTCGATGATTATGTCTATATCGTCGAGGCGCTCATCGCCGCCTATGAAGCCACCGGCTCGGCAGCCTGCCGCGATGAGGCCGAGCGCCTCATGGAGCAGTGCCTCGCCAAGTTCTGGGATGGTTCGGAGGGAGGGTTCTTCGACGCCGAGACAGAGGTGCTCGGCATCCGGCTCAAGGGCATCGAGGATATCCCTCACCCATCGCCCAATGCGGCGGCGGTCATGCAGCTGCTCAAGCTCTCCGTCCTCACCGGGAGAGCGCTGTATCGCCAACGCGCGGAGGAAGCGTTATCGGCGTTTGCCGTACGGGCACGGGACCTCGGCGCCCATGGAGGGTACTACTTCTGCAGCCTCGATGCATACTTTTCGCTGCTGACGCTGACCATCGAGGCATCGCCCGAAAGCCCTCTCGCCGATGCGGCGCGGTCACTCTTCAGACCGTATACGGCGATCGTCTATGCCGAAGACCGTCAGCGCATCATTCCCTGCCTCGGGGATACCTGCTACGAACCGTTGAGCGAGCCTTCAGGGCTCAGGGAGTTTATCGATTCGACGGTGAAGGCATCGTAG
- a CDS encoding ferritin family protein, with amino-acid sequence MATGKEDVLQALMDAYFMEKGTREFYAQAAQKVSAAEAKQAFKELAEWEDRHMEYIGYLYRSMTEDRDVQGFEEFSRKSPAPLTEAGIPVKDLESSIERYTITDDMGAVALALEIEGKAYNLYWKLSRSAADTNARVVFRSMMEQETKHIDHLRSMMAKLSRAA; translated from the coding sequence ATGGCGACAGGGAAAGAGGACGTGCTCCAGGCGCTCATGGACGCCTATTTCATGGAGAAGGGGACTCGGGAGTTTTATGCGCAGGCTGCGCAGAAGGTGTCGGCTGCCGAGGCGAAGCAGGCGTTCAAGGAGCTTGCGGAATGGGAGGACCGGCACATGGAGTATATCGGGTACCTCTACCGGTCGATGACGGAAGACCGGGATGTGCAGGGGTTCGAGGAGTTCAGCAGAAAGAGCCCTGCTCCTCTCACCGAGGCGGGAATCCCGGTAAAGGATCTCGAATCGAGTATCGAGCGCTATACCATTACCGACGACATGGGAGCGGTCGCCCTGGCGCTCGAGATCGAGGGCAAGGCCTACAATCTCTACTGGAAGCTCTCGAGGAGCGCTGCGGATACCAATGCACGGGTCGTCTTCAGGAGCATGATGGAGCAGGAGACGAAGCACATCGACCATCTCAGGAGCATGATGGCAAAGCTCTCCCGGGCAGCCTAA
- a CDS encoding polymer-forming cytoskeletal protein, with protein sequence MNSKAAVAENSKETSPKPVSIAGFMERPVPVDELEPVLPVLKAEGAEREGIEAHDNGRVAPESTIKPVLRGINAINKGSKLTGNLIITQDLEITGDVEGDITSEENSNIFIKGTCKGNIRTKGGSVEIEGDMSGGDIVAGGYVKITGKFHGGKIQAREKIHINGEFSGTLESNEIEVGAGAQGTGELFFREDLSIQKGAKVEGRITRMPADRKPEPAPKPVPERVTREEPKPKKGFFSMK encoded by the coding sequence ATGAACAGCAAAGCAGCAGTAGCAGAGAATTCGAAGGAGACTTCCCCGAAGCCCGTTTCGATCGCAGGATTCATGGAACGGCCCGTGCCTGTGGATGAGCTCGAACCGGTCCTGCCGGTACTGAAAGCCGAGGGAGCCGAGAGAGAAGGCATCGAGGCGCATGACAACGGGAGGGTGGCCCCGGAGAGCACGATCAAACCCGTCCTGCGGGGGATAAACGCTATCAATAAAGGAAGCAAGCTTACCGGCAATCTCATCATCACCCAGGACCTCGAGATCACCGGTGACGTCGAAGGCGATATCACGAGCGAGGAGAACTCGAATATCTTCATCAAGGGCACCTGCAAAGGAAACATCAGGACCAAAGGCGGCAGCGTCGAGATCGAAGGCGACATGAGCGGGGGCGATATCGTTGCCGGAGGATACGTGAAGATCACCGGGAAGTTCCACGGCGGAAAGATCCAGGCGAGAGAGAAGATCCATATCAACGGCGAATTCAGTGGCACCCTCGAGAGCAACGAGATAGAGGTCGGCGCCGGCGCCCAGGGCACGGGAGAGCTCTTCTTCAGGGAGGACCTCTCGATCCAGAAGGGAGCGAAGGTGGAGGGCCGCATCACCCGCATGCCAGCGGACCGGAAACCCGAGCCTGCTCCGAAGCCGGTTCCGGAGAGGGTAACCAGAGAGGAGCCGAAGCCGAAGAAGGGATTCTTCTCCATGAAGTAG